In the genome of Coraliomargarita algicola, one region contains:
- a CDS encoding energy transducer TonB gives MSQEFPRQNWKWAPYLAIGGACLLAVLLFLLIPLTQMLNSPKPPHLMVREMQLSALPPPPATPPLPEETPPPEPQQVVQDMPSEPTPIDLPLLDVDLSPGNADAIAMGAPMPSLQMQTDTIADIQKMFSFDDLPEVPRLVNTPNFRFPPNLARRGVDKGKVIVEIDILPNGSAKLRRIVSSSHVELEEVARKIIARARFTKPMVGGVPQTVRGLFPLVLQN, from the coding sequence ATGTCACAAGAATTTCCCAGGCAAAATTGGAAGTGGGCGCCCTATCTCGCGATCGGGGGCGCCTGTCTCTTGGCGGTGCTACTGTTCTTGTTGATCCCTCTCACGCAAATGTTGAATTCGCCCAAGCCACCACATCTGATGGTGCGCGAGATGCAGTTGAGCGCCCTGCCGCCGCCTCCAGCGACACCTCCACTACCCGAAGAAACACCTCCGCCCGAGCCACAACAGGTGGTGCAGGATATGCCGAGTGAGCCCACGCCGATTGATTTGCCTCTGTTGGATGTGGACTTGAGCCCCGGTAATGCCGATGCCATCGCAATGGGCGCGCCGATGCCCAGCTTGCAGATGCAGACCGATACCATTGCTGACATTCAAAAGATGTTTAGTTTCGACGACCTGCCCGAAGTGCCGCGCCTCGTCAATACACCCAACTTCCGTTTTCCTCCCAATTTGGCGCGTAGAGGTGTGGACAAGGGCAAGGTGATCGTCGAGATCGACATCCTACCCAACGGCTCCGCCAAGTTGCGGCGCATTGTGTCCTCTTCTCATGTCGAGCTGGAGGAGGTTGCCAGAAAGATCATCGCCCGTGCCCGCTTTACTAAACCGATGGTCGGTGGCGTGCCGCAAACCGTGCGCGGCTTGTTCCCACTTGTGCTGCAAAATTAA
- a CDS encoding tetratricopeptide repeat protein: protein MKRFSTLYLVSSLLTLSLSHAAVPFQLTDSSPGSVEFRERFLGNYGMLSELEPSVSVQDKPLFVRVEPFLRNNPQQAIQVLESALNNESSPAFRFLLGSLYYQTSRYGQAEQNLRMAVKAFPDFRRAYRTLGLIYVQNNRYPEAITAWLKVISLGGGDAQSYGLLGYAYLTEGKYQSALSAYQMARMFKPDSVDFRRGEAQSLLETGQYRQAAALFEELIAEQPTVPDTWLLQANTFLQLERYDEAIANLEVVHSMGAGSRDSRFLLGNLYLREENYRPALQAYQAGLAQPGELNVTSALKPLDYLIGRGLIAESRVYLQDLQQRLPATLTPEQQDQLALAEAQIERRSDDSAAAMAVLKPLVERNPLQGEALLLIAELELEAEHYEEAVFYLQRAQSLPEHKVDALVALGRLEVARDDFAAALKHLRAAQEIEARTGVARYIRSIEQAL, encoded by the coding sequence ATGAAACGCTTCTCTACATTATATCTTGTATCTTCGCTACTCACTCTGTCCTTGAGTCATGCGGCCGTCCCTTTTCAGCTGACCGATTCCAGCCCCGGCAGCGTCGAGTTTCGTGAGCGCTTTTTAGGCAATTACGGCATGCTCTCCGAGCTCGAGCCTAGCGTGAGCGTTCAGGACAAGCCGCTGTTTGTGCGGGTGGAGCCCTTTCTACGCAATAACCCCCAGCAGGCGATTCAAGTGCTGGAGTCGGCCTTGAATAATGAGTCGAGCCCCGCCTTTCGCTTTCTGTTGGGCAGCTTGTATTACCAGACCAGCCGCTATGGACAGGCCGAGCAAAATTTGCGCATGGCAGTTAAAGCCTTTCCTGATTTTCGCCGTGCCTATCGCACGCTCGGCTTGATCTATGTGCAGAACAACCGCTACCCCGAAGCCATCACCGCATGGCTGAAGGTCATCTCACTGGGCGGGGGCGATGCGCAGAGCTATGGTTTGTTAGGCTATGCCTATCTGACCGAAGGCAAATATCAGAGCGCGCTCAGTGCCTATCAAATGGCGCGCATGTTTAAGCCCGACAGCGTCGACTTCCGTCGTGGCGAAGCCCAATCGCTGCTTGAGACCGGGCAATATCGCCAGGCCGCCGCGCTCTTCGAAGAGTTGATCGCCGAGCAACCCACCGTGCCCGACACATGGTTACTGCAGGCCAATACCTTCTTACAATTAGAGCGCTACGACGAGGCGATTGCGAATCTCGAAGTCGTGCACAGCATGGGCGCCGGCTCCCGCGACAGTCGCTTTCTGCTCGGTAACTTGTATCTACGCGAGGAGAACTATCGGCCCGCGCTGCAGGCCTATCAGGCCGGCTTGGCTCAGCCCGGCGAGCTCAATGTCACCTCCGCGCTCAAGCCACTTGATTATTTGATTGGTCGCGGCCTCATCGCCGAGTCACGGGTCTATTTGCAAGATTTGCAACAACGCTTGCCCGCGACACTCACGCCGGAGCAACAAGATCAGCTCGCCCTCGCCGAGGCGCAAATCGAGCGTCGCAGTGATGACTCCGCCGCAGCCATGGCCGTCTTAAAGCCATTGGTGGAACGCAACCCCTTACAAGGCGAGGCCTTATTGTTGATTGCCGAGCTCGAACTCGAAGCCGAGCATTACGAAGAAGCCGTATTTTATTTGCAGCGTGCCCAATCCTTGCCCGAGCACAAGGTCGATGCCTTAGTCGCCCTCGGCCGCCTCGAAGTGGCCCGCGACGACTTTGCCGCGGCGCTCAAGCATCTGCGCGCCGCGCAGGAAATAGAAGCCCGCACAGGCGTCGCCCGCTACATCCGCTCGATCGAGCAAGCGTTGTAA
- a CDS encoding TonB-dependent receptor domain-containing protein: MKITNKLTIGAFAALFLAAAVPASAEETELAQNNNSAELLQLDAVYIYGDERESSVDTITGEELERSTATSLNEIFKSNPQVSVGGGGLPVAQKVYVRGINDSLLNVSIDGATQAGEVYHHQSRVFIDPMLLKVVQVEAGAGAATNGPGALGGAIRYETKDPSDLLREGQDFGFLWKNSYYSNTDGWKSTLSVYGNATSQLDYLVTASMQKLDDFEDGDGDKVDYSSSDQLLGYLKFGFQHNDVHRSELSYERSEESGNRYNRPNMLAGFGHPVQPNSLHEQTTVRDTVTFNHTFNPDSEWVDGKFTLYYTSNDFERDVPVTEPTYGNAGIESIGFDFRNTSIMGAHSVTYGIDARHDEAYANQINAGFLGIQPDGDENALVYGVYLQDNWDVNEHLLLTAGARLDRYEHEDVDGDETEDTAFSPNVGFKYFVSEELTLYANASRVERGLGVSEAYFSSWADTGDQVEKEVATNYELGFNYEANNFSFGVEVFDQKIEDVVNYSDGDTLGDIKTQGYSAHFGYSFNQWYAQISVSEADPELDGETVIYSSYASASGRTWVFELDYAFENADASLGWRTRLVEGMGTIGGYEFDTYATSDIFGEWSPTEHVSVTLSINNLFDRDYKDHLTLYNSSPTTQDDIGRDIRLSVAYKF, from the coding sequence ATGAAAATAACTAACAAACTAACCATTGGCGCCTTCGCGGCTCTATTCCTTGCAGCAGCGGTCCCCGCCTCTGCTGAAGAGACAGAGTTGGCCCAAAATAATAATTCTGCAGAGTTATTGCAATTGGATGCCGTGTATATCTATGGCGACGAGCGTGAGAGCAGTGTTGACACGATCACAGGTGAGGAACTTGAGCGATCCACTGCCACGAGTCTCAACGAGATTTTTAAATCGAACCCTCAGGTGTCCGTCGGCGGCGGTGGGCTACCAGTGGCACAGAAGGTTTATGTTCGGGGTATCAACGATTCGTTGCTCAATGTTTCGATTGATGGTGCAACACAAGCGGGTGAAGTGTATCACCACCAGAGCCGAGTGTTCATCGATCCGATGTTGTTGAAGGTCGTGCAAGTGGAAGCTGGCGCGGGCGCAGCGACGAATGGCCCCGGTGCTTTGGGGGGGGCGATTCGTTATGAGACCAAGGACCCTTCGGATCTATTGAGAGAAGGCCAAGATTTTGGATTCCTTTGGAAAAATAGTTATTATTCTAACACGGATGGCTGGAAAAGCACATTGTCGGTATATGGTAATGCGACTAGCCAACTGGATTATCTGGTCACGGCCAGCATGCAGAAGCTGGATGATTTCGAAGACGGCGATGGGGACAAAGTAGACTACTCCAGCTCCGATCAACTGTTGGGTTACTTGAAATTTGGTTTCCAACACAACGATGTGCATCGCTCCGAGCTGAGCTATGAGCGCAGTGAAGAAAGTGGCAATAGATACAATCGACCCAATATGTTGGCAGGTTTCGGTCACCCAGTGCAGCCTAATAGCTTACATGAGCAGACCACGGTGAGAGACACGGTGACTTTCAATCACACCTTTAACCCTGACAGCGAATGGGTGGATGGTAAGTTCACGCTTTATTATACTTCGAATGACTTCGAGCGTGATGTGCCTGTTACTGAGCCTACTTATGGAAATGCAGGTATTGAATCCATCGGATTTGATTTTAGAAATACGTCGATCATGGGGGCTCACAGTGTAACTTATGGTATTGATGCCAGACATGATGAAGCCTACGCGAATCAGATTAATGCAGGCTTTTTGGGCATACAGCCAGATGGAGATGAAAACGCGCTTGTTTACGGCGTCTATCTCCAGGATAACTGGGACGTCAACGAGCACCTGTTGCTGACCGCTGGGGCTCGTTTAGATCGCTACGAGCACGAGGATGTGGACGGCGATGAAACAGAGGACACCGCCTTCAGCCCAAATGTAGGTTTCAAGTATTTCGTAAGCGAGGAGCTGACATTGTATGCAAACGCATCTCGGGTGGAGCGTGGTTTGGGCGTCTCTGAGGCTTATTTCTCTTCTTGGGCTGACACGGGTGATCAGGTTGAAAAAGAGGTCGCGACTAACTATGAATTGGGCTTTAATTATGAAGCCAATAATTTCTCCTTTGGGGTCGAAGTTTTTGACCAGAAAATTGAAGATGTCGTCAATTATAGTGATGGTGACACGCTGGGCGATATTAAGACCCAAGGTTATTCAGCTCATTTTGGCTACAGCTTTAATCAATGGTATGCACAAATCTCGGTCAGCGAAGCTGATCCCGAGCTTGATGGTGAGACAGTTATTTACAGCTCCTATGCCAGTGCATCGGGTCGCACTTGGGTGTTTGAGTTGGATTATGCCTTCGAGAATGCGGATGCTAGCCTTGGCTGGAGAACTCGTTTAGTCGAAGGAATGGGTACGATTGGTGGTTATGAATTCGATACTTACGCCACCAGTGATATTTTCGGTGAGTGGAGCCCCACGGAGCACGTGAGCGTCACCCTTTCGATCAACAACCTGTTTGACCGAGACTATAAGGATCACCTGACCTTGTATAATAGCTCGCCCACAACTCAAGACGACATCGGACGTGATATCCGTCTCTCTGTCGCCTACAAGTTCTAA
- a CDS encoding sialate O-acetylesterase, with translation MQVLNLRATVCLLSTLSLCYTAQADVKLPRIFGNHMVLQREQANPVWGTADAGETVTVQIEEQSHVTVADTNGNWRVELAPLEAGGPYTLSVSGTNELNFQDVLVGEVWLCSGQSNMQWPLNDINHADVEIATANNPQIRLLTIERNGTTIPQDDIRGEWQLSSSETAADFSAVGYLFGKRLQNALDVPIGLIDNAWGGSAAEAWMPRDVLEDANKYNEYIEMWDERCANYSDELHAQKIKEYREWVAAGKPHPKQHWPKDPRVDQQRPSNLYNGMVHPLLSFGIRGVIWYQGESNVRRAYAYRELFPLLISTWRELWQQGDFSFYWVQLANRHPEVATPQNSAWAELRESQTMTLSLPNTGEAVIIDSGEGRDVHPRDKQTVADRLVRHALAKNYGFEMASDSPRYTSMQVKDQTVTLTFEHVSSGGLRAFDTEEVKGFSIAGSDQQFVWAQAKIVSKNQVEVCSDQVTEPVAVRYAWAGNPVANLQDRNGLPVTPFRTDDWRAATKGKVK, from the coding sequence ATGCAAGTGCTCAACCTACGCGCCACAGTATGTTTACTATCAACCCTCAGTCTTTGCTATACCGCGCAAGCTGACGTGAAACTACCTCGCATCTTTGGGAACCACATGGTCCTGCAACGCGAGCAAGCCAATCCAGTCTGGGGAACTGCCGATGCAGGCGAAACTGTCACTGTTCAAATCGAAGAGCAATCACATGTCACCGTTGCTGACACAAATGGAAATTGGCGAGTCGAACTTGCCCCACTCGAAGCTGGCGGCCCCTATACATTAAGCGTATCCGGGACCAATGAATTAAACTTTCAAGATGTGCTAGTGGGCGAAGTTTGGCTTTGTTCCGGGCAATCCAACATGCAGTGGCCATTGAATGATATCAACCACGCTGACGTTGAAATCGCGACTGCGAACAATCCGCAGATCCGCTTACTGACCATTGAAAGAAATGGGACAACCATACCGCAAGATGACATAAGGGGCGAATGGCAACTCTCAAGCTCCGAGACCGCGGCAGACTTTTCCGCAGTCGGCTACCTCTTTGGCAAGCGCTTACAAAATGCCTTAGACGTCCCAATCGGCTTGATCGATAACGCTTGGGGAGGCTCAGCTGCTGAAGCATGGATGCCTCGAGATGTGCTCGAAGACGCCAATAAATACAACGAATACATTGAAATGTGGGACGAACGTTGCGCGAACTATAGTGATGAGCTTCATGCACAAAAAATAAAGGAATACCGGGAATGGGTCGCTGCGGGAAAGCCGCATCCAAAACAGCACTGGCCGAAAGACCCACGCGTCGACCAGCAACGCCCATCCAATCTCTACAACGGCATGGTGCACCCCTTACTTAGTTTTGGCATCCGTGGCGTGATCTGGTATCAAGGAGAATCAAATGTCAGACGTGCATACGCCTATCGTGAACTTTTCCCACTACTGATTTCCACTTGGCGTGAGCTATGGCAACAAGGCGATTTTTCCTTCTATTGGGTACAACTGGCCAATCGACATCCAGAGGTAGCGACACCTCAAAATTCAGCTTGGGCAGAACTACGCGAGTCACAAACAATGACACTATCGCTGCCCAACACCGGCGAAGCAGTCATCATAGATTCAGGCGAAGGACGCGACGTTCATCCACGCGACAAACAGACTGTGGCCGACCGTTTGGTACGCCACGCTTTGGCCAAGAACTATGGCTTCGAGATGGCAAGTGACAGTCCACGTTACACTTCGATGCAAGTGAAAGACCAAACAGTCACACTCACTTTTGAGCATGTAAGCAGTGGCGGGCTACGAGCCTTTGATACCGAGGAAGTTAAAGGCTTCAGCATTGCCGGATCCGACCAGCAATTTGTATGGGCTCAGGCAAAAATAGTAAGCAAAAATCAAGTTGAAGTATGCAGTGATCAAGTAACAGAGCCAGTTGCCGTGCGCTATGCATGGGCAGGAAATCCAGTAGCCAATCTACAGGACAGAAATGGTTTACCCGTCACACCCTTTCGAACAGATGACTGGCGCGCAGCAACCAAAGGCAAGGTAAAATAG
- a CDS encoding LacI family DNA-binding transcriptional regulator, producing the protein MERRVTLKTIAECVGVHVSTVSLALRDHHRISVEMRKKIQDLAVEMGYRPDPSMRALCAYRHAVQPREVQSGLAYLTNFDSSVPYQRLVRDNARRRAEELGYNLIEYNLLKQDISLERLKSIWWSQGLRGIIVGPFRNQTKLELTLDQWPVVAVGHSVQEPNFNRVTTHHLQNMLTHLEELHSRGYRRVGLCLPTNLDERTGGQIHAAYLLDSKMAGLESPPPVFSKWPALDGIAEWIQQHRIEAVIGHVDHYKALLALGFVIPKQIGFSVLTISRDQQEWADLAGFDEMTEELSANMVDFLVSLIHEQAKGVLNPQRFFLVSGNFRDGTSLRPKC; encoded by the coding sequence ATGGAGCGTCGTGTTACATTAAAGACAATTGCCGAGTGTGTCGGCGTGCATGTTTCCACTGTTTCTTTGGCCTTGCGCGATCACCATCGTATTTCAGTTGAAATGCGTAAGAAGATTCAAGACTTGGCTGTAGAAATGGGGTATCGGCCCGACCCATCCATGCGGGCATTGTGTGCGTATCGTCATGCCGTTCAGCCTCGGGAAGTTCAAAGTGGTTTAGCGTATTTAACAAATTTCGATTCATCGGTGCCTTATCAGAGGTTGGTGCGTGATAACGCCCGCCGCAGAGCCGAAGAGTTGGGCTACAATTTGATTGAGTATAATTTGTTGAAACAGGATATCAGTCTAGAACGCTTAAAATCTATTTGGTGGAGTCAAGGGCTTCGTGGGATTATTGTGGGCCCCTTCCGTAATCAGACCAAGCTGGAGTTGACCCTCGATCAGTGGCCCGTGGTGGCGGTTGGACATTCTGTGCAAGAGCCTAATTTCAACCGTGTCACTACACATCATTTGCAGAATATGCTCACGCATTTGGAGGAATTACACTCGCGTGGCTATCGCCGCGTAGGCCTATGTCTTCCCACTAACTTGGATGAGAGGACCGGCGGGCAAATTCACGCGGCATATTTGCTGGATTCCAAGATGGCAGGTTTGGAGAGTCCCCCGCCAGTCTTTTCTAAGTGGCCAGCTTTGGATGGGATCGCGGAGTGGATTCAGCAACATCGTATTGAGGCAGTCATCGGGCATGTAGACCATTATAAAGCTCTGCTCGCGCTAGGCTTCGTAATACCAAAGCAGATTGGCTTTTCAGTTCTAACCATCAGTCGAGACCAGCAGGAGTGGGCGGATTTGGCAGGCTTCGATGAAATGACTGAAGAACTGAGTGCCAACATGGTTGATTTCCTGGTTTCATTGATTCACGAACAAGCGAAGGGAGTGTTGAATCCGCAGAGGTTTTTTCTTGTTTCAGGCAACTTTCGGGATGGGACCAGTCTACGTCCTAAGTGTTAG